Within Aliivibrio fischeri, the genomic segment TTCAGCCATTACGTTAATAAAGTTCTGTCCAAACTCGTTCAGTTGTTCGCCACAAATAGAAATAAAAATTTCAGCTAACTGCTCTGATGCAATAGCACCGTCTAGCAGTTGAGCGACATCTTCATTTTTTGCGACTTCTGAACAAAAAGTTAGCATTTGAGCCCATTGGCTCAATTCGCCTTTTTCGACCGCAAAGTCAAAAGCTGCTTTCGCGTAGGGGCGTGCGATGGTTGCCATTTCCGACATATCTTGGCCCCTTTTCTTTACAATTTCGCAGTGATGTTATCAAGAATATCTTTCTGCGCTTCTACATCAATAGAACGCTCTAAGATTTTCTCGGCACCGATCACAGCCAGAGTTGCAACTTGTTTACGCAGTTCATCGCGGGCACGGTTGCGTTCAGATTCAAGTTCAGCTTCACCTTGTGTAAGAATCTTCTGGCGTTCAACCAGAGCTTCTTCACGAGCTTCGTCTAAAATTTGACTTTTACGCTTGTTAGCCTGTTCGATGATCTCAGTTGCAGCGCGCTTTGCTTCTTTTAATTGATCAGAAGCATTAGCTTGTGCCAAATCAAGGTCTTTAGCTGCGCGTTCAGCGGCAGATAAACCGTCAGCAATTTTTTTCTGACGTTCCTCGATCGCTTCCATGATTGGTGGCCATACATATTTCATGCAGAACCAAACAAACAGTGTAAAAGCGATTGCTTGACCAAGCAGAGTTGCGTTCATATTCACAACAGCTACCCCTCGTTAAGAATCAGCTACAAAAATTCAATTAGCAATGGCTAGATTAGCCTGCTAGTTGACCAACAAATGGGTTAGCAAATGTGAATAGTAGCGCGATAACGATACCGATCATTGGAACCGCATCCAATAGACCAGCGATGATGAACATCTTAACTTGTAGCATTGGAGCCATTTCAGGTTGACGAGCTGCGCCTTCTAGGAATTTACCGCAAGAAGTGCGAAACCAATCGCTGTACCAAGTGAAGCAAGACCTACAATAATGCCCACGGCGATTGCAGAAAAGCTCAGTAAAGTTTCCATTTACTTTCTCCAGTTTTATGTTGTCGGCAAAGTGCCATTGATAAATAAATTGTCTAAATTAGTGATCAGAGTCTTCATGTGCCATCGACAGATATACGATAGTCAGCATCATGAATACGAAAGCCTGAATCAAAATAACCAAAATGTGGAAGATAGCCCAAGGTAGTGCACCTACCCATTGTAAATACCACGGTAGCATTGCCGCAATAAGAATAAACACCACCTCACCAGCAAACATGTTACCAAACAAACGCATACCTAATGAAAGAGGTTTCGCTAATAGCGAGATAACTTCCAATAGTAGGTTGAATGGAATCATTATTGGGTGATTAAACGGGTGAAGTGCTAATTCTTTAGCGAACCCACCAAGTCCTTTCACTTTGATGCTGTAATAGATCATCAATGCAAAAACACCTAACGCCATTGCCATAGTGATATTCACATCAGCAGAAGGAACCACTTTAAGATAAGGGATACCCAACCAATGCTCTGCAGGATATGGTAAGAAATCGATAGGAACTAAATCCATCAAGTTCATTAAAATAACCCAGCAGAAGATAGTTAGTGCCAGTGGGGCGATCAACGGATTGCGTCCATGGAAAGTTTCTTTTACGTTGTCAGCAACGAATTCCACTATCATTTCAACAAAACATTGTAGCTTTCCTGGTACTCCTGTTGTTGCTTTCTTTGCTACAGAACGAAAAACCCAAAGGAATAACATCCCTGTAAACACAGAAAAGAACAGGCTATCTATATGTACGTTCCAGAAACTTGCTTCATCAGCTACCAGACCTAACTTAGCTAAAGATAGATTTGTTAAGTGATGCTCAATGTAACCAGATTGTGTTAGCGCTTCGCCTGGCGCAGCCATAACTTTTCCTATTTTCTGTTGTTAATAAAGAGAACTGGTGCAAAGATATTAATACCTAGTACCAGCAAATAGGTTAGTTTGAGGGGAACAAGTTCCACCTCCATATACACGTAGGCAACAGAAAATAAGACTACTGTAATCAGAATTTTTAGCACTTCGCCAGTATAAAAAGATACTGCAACCTTTTTAGCAGCTCTTGCTCCACTGAACATAAATGCACACCCTGCAAATACCGCATTAGCAATGACAAAAATGCCGCCACCAATGAGTGCAGAGATCCCCCAGCTAGCACTAA encodes:
- the atpB gene encoding F0F1 ATP synthase subunit A, translated to MAAPGEALTQSGYIEHHLTNLSLAKLGLVADEASFWNVHIDSLFFSVFTGMLFLWVFRSVAKKATTGVPGKLQCFVEMIVEFVADNVKETFHGRNPLIAPLALTIFCWVILMNLMDLVPIDFLPYPAEHWLGIPYLKVVPSADVNITMAMALGVFALMIYYSIKVKGLGGFAKELALHPFNHPIMIPFNLLLEVISLLAKPLSLGMRLFGNMFAGEVVFILIAAMLPWYLQWVGALPWAIFHILVILIQAFVFMMLTIVYLSMAHEDSDH
- the atpF gene encoding F0F1 ATP synthase subunit B; translation: MNMNATLLGQAIAFTLFVWFCMKYVWPPIMEAIEERQKKIADGLSAAERAAKDLDLAQANASDQLKEAKRAATEIIEQANKRKSQILDEAREEALVERQKILTQGEAELESERNRARDELRKQVATLAVIGAEKILERSIDVEAQKDILDNITAKL
- a CDS encoding F0F1 ATP synthase subunit I; translated protein: MVTTLARPGRLLAKRLIMIQLSVVIFMAVGMSLAVSASWGISALIGGGIFVIANAVFAGCAFMFSGARAAKKVAVSFYTGEVLKILITVVLFSVAYVYMEVELVPLKLTYLLVLGINIFAPVLFINNRK